Below is a genomic region from Fusarium oxysporum Fo47 chromosome VIII, complete sequence.
TATCCATCTAACCAAATGTAGCTTCAGATTTGGTATTGTAACACAGGTCGATTCAACCGTTCATCTGCCTATGATGTCAGTAGTACAATCAACAAAAAAGCAACGCTACTCTCTCTGTTTATTCACTAGTCCAAATTTGAAGATTCTTGCTTTTCTTTGTTCAGGGGCCTGTGCTTTCAATTCTCTTGGTCACGATGCCGCTTAGTTCATGACATGTGGCTGAATGGCTGACTGTGGCTGCTTCCACGTGATATGGTACTGCAAGGCTTGAGCCTGAAGTCTCCAAGGTGCCTGGCCCAATCGGGAGCTAAGCTTCCCCAAGAAGGCAGCCTCAAGACTACGTACGTGCGGCCACAATAATCactgcatcaacatcacgacTCTACCTCCAATTTTACCGCGCCTGCACGACTACGATCGCGCATTGATTTATACCTCTACACAGTTCAGCATCCGTCGTAATAGATATACATTGACGAAGCAACGATGCCTACTACAACAGCAGAAACCCTCTCCCTCGTTACTCGAAACGTCACCGTTGCGCCCCTCGTCCTTCTCTCAGCCGTCGACCACTACAACCGAACTGTTTCTACCAAGACAAAGCGACGAGTAGTTGGTGTTCTTTTAGGACAAAATGATGGAAACGACGTGAGAGTGTCAAACAGTTTTGCTGGTGTGTTATCCTAGTATCATGGGACCGTAAGTTGGGCCGCGCTTACAATTGTCACACAGTTCCCttcgaggaggatgagaaggaccCTTCAGTATGGTTCCTTGACCACAACTACGTCGAGTCAATGAACGACatgttcaagaaggtcaacgCCCGAGAGAAGCTCATAGGATGGTACCACACTGGTCCCAAGCTACGTGCATCCGATTTGGAAATCAACGAACTCTTCAAGCGCTACACACCCAACCCTCTGCTCGTTATTGTCGATGTTCAGCCCAAGGAGTCGGGAGTTCCTACAGATGCTTACTTCGCCGTtgacgagatcaaggacGTATGTTGACAAGCCTTCCTGATTTCAGGCCCCCAGCCAGCTACTGACACTCACTAGGACGGCACAACCACTGCCCGAACATTTGTTCACACTCCTTCCGTTATCGAGGCtgaggaagcagaggagaTTGGCGTTGAGCACCTGCTAAGAGATATCCGCGATGTGGCCGCCGGCACATTGTCCACACGAGTCACAAACCAGCTTCAATCACTCCAGGGCTTGCACCTGCGCCTTCGAGATATCGGCACATACCTCCAGAAGGTTCTCGACAAGCAACTACCAGTAAACCACGCGATCCTCGGAAATTTGCAGGATGTCTTCAACCTGCTGCCTAATCTCTCGACACCC
It encodes:
- a CDS encoding maintenance of mitochondrial structure and function-domain-containing protein, with the protein product MPTTTAETLSLVTRNVTVAPLVLLSAVDHYNRTVSTKTKRRVVGVLLGQNDGNDVRVSNSFAVPFEEDEKDPSVWFLDHNYVESMNDMFKKVNAREKLIGWYHTGPKLRASDLEINELFKRYTPNPLLVIVDVQPKESGVPTDAYFAVDEIKDDGTTTARTFVHTPSVIEAEEAEEIGVEHLLRDIRDVAAGTLSTRVTNQLQSLQGLHLRLRDIGTYLQKVLDKQLPVNHAILGNLQDVFNLLPNLSTPEGDGKSGGGELAYAMSVKTNDQLMAIYLSSLIRAITAFHDLIENKIQNRQQQEEKEAKKEEINGKDEKKEGANGSSGDSKEGTEKDKENKETKK